In Labilithrix sp., a single genomic region encodes these proteins:
- a CDS encoding sigma-54-dependent Fis family transcriptional regulator produces the protein MRRALIVDDDPSLTEALRRSLRGWGFNFVEIAYSGGSALALLSHGHYELVLLDVHFDGDWRAVLAAAQASDPPAAVLMMSGVGDIKTAVESLRLGASDFIEKPIEPSVLRVRLDRAVGAAGRPPAEPSSQRGRGEAKPPPSHSRVHSARVRERISERVSDRDPTSAVMKSTLALADRVASTPASSALIVGESGVGKEVLAARIHERSARREGPFVRVNLAAIPATVIEAELFGNTRGAFTDAKRDRVGYLASADGGTILLDEIGEFRLDLQAKLLRAIEERRFYPVGSDRERAINVRILAATNRDPDDLVQAKILRADLFYRLGTLIRIPPLRERIDEVIPLANEFVAHFCQEFGRSPCRLGEEATEELLRHAWPGNIRELRNVIERAVMMCEGDTIGPGLIEPTTKPRHGVPPLQLRDARGRSVDEVEREHILRVLKLAGDSKSAAAHLLGVSRSTLYEKMKRYGIER, from the coding sequence GTGCGCCGTGCCCTCATAGTCGACGACGACCCGTCACTCACCGAGGCTCTTCGCCGCTCGCTGCGGGGGTGGGGTTTCAATTTCGTTGAAATAGCCTATTCCGGTGGCTCGGCGCTGGCGCTCCTGTCCCACGGCCACTACGAGTTGGTCCTCCTCGACGTCCATTTCGACGGCGACTGGCGGGCGGTGCTCGCCGCCGCGCAGGCGTCGGATCCACCGGCCGCCGTGCTCATGATGTCGGGGGTGGGGGACATCAAGACGGCCGTAGAGTCGCTGCGGCTCGGCGCCTCCGATTTCATCGAGAAGCCGATCGAGCCCTCCGTGCTTCGCGTTCGTCTGGACCGAGCGGTCGGCGCCGCAGGCCGGCCGCCGGCGGAGCCGTCTTCGCAACGTGGACGCGGCGAGGCCAAGCCACCTCCTTCGCATTCCCGCGTGCACTCGGCTCGCGTCCGCGAGCGCATCTCCGAGCGCGTCTCCGATCGAGATCCGACGAGCGCCGTCATGAAGAGCACGCTCGCGCTCGCCGATCGGGTCGCCTCGACGCCGGCGTCGTCGGCGCTCATCGTCGGCGAGAGCGGCGTGGGGAAGGAGGTCCTCGCGGCGCGGATTCACGAGAGGAGCGCGCGGCGCGAGGGGCCGTTCGTTCGCGTCAACCTGGCGGCGATCCCCGCGACCGTGATCGAAGCCGAGCTCTTCGGGAACACGCGCGGCGCCTTCACCGACGCCAAACGCGATCGCGTCGGCTACCTCGCCTCCGCCGACGGCGGCACGATCTTGCTCGACGAGATCGGCGAGTTCCGACTCGATCTGCAGGCCAAGCTGCTGCGTGCGATCGAAGAGCGGCGCTTCTACCCTGTCGGCTCCGATCGCGAGCGGGCGATCAACGTGCGGATCCTCGCGGCGACGAACCGCGACCCGGACGATCTCGTCCAGGCGAAGATCCTCCGCGCGGATCTCTTCTATCGGCTTGGGACCCTCATCCGGATCCCTCCGCTCCGCGAGCGCATCGACGAGGTGATCCCCCTCGCGAACGAGTTCGTCGCGCATTTCTGCCAGGAGTTCGGGCGCTCTCCGTGCCGGCTCGGCGAGGAAGCGACGGAGGAGCTCCTTCGCCACGCGTGGCCGGGCAACATCCGTGAGCTTCGGAACGTCATCGAGCGCGCGGTGATGATGTGCGAAGGCGATACGATCGGGCCCGGCCTCATCGAGCCCACGACGAAGCCTCGCCACGGCGTGCCGCCGCTTCAGCTGCGGGACGCGCGTGGGCGATCCGTCGACGAGGTGGAGCGCGAGCACATCCTGCGCGTCCTCAAGCTCGCCGGCGACTCGAAGTCGGCCGCGGCGCATCTCCTCGGTGTCTCGCGCTCGACGCTCTACGAGAAGATGAAGCGCTACGGCATCGAGCGCTGA
- a CDS encoding trypsin-like serine protease, giving the protein MLARIALVLGIATTVACAAPALEAEEQGSTESAVIGGKQDGEPTGLPEVVQVLVNNRAQDYCTGVLVSPTRVLTAAHCMGGTTFVVKAPYAPGRPQSNATKLGSVVSSRAFNEEVWKEDAAVLTLATPIEIEHYPELRDVGELGDETLTAVAVGRQWQERNAPLVKSTPLTVFDGTPHGYTTGLGSEYYSSGGDSGGPLFLVEDGEIQHVVIGIERQPDPPREWFTRITPAVKALVAKK; this is encoded by the coding sequence ATGCTCGCCCGCATCGCCCTCGTCCTCGGGATCGCCACCACCGTCGCCTGCGCGGCACCGGCGCTGGAGGCCGAGGAGCAGGGCTCGACCGAGTCCGCCGTCATCGGCGGCAAGCAGGACGGCGAGCCGACCGGGCTCCCCGAGGTCGTCCAGGTCCTCGTGAACAACCGCGCGCAGGACTACTGCACGGGCGTGCTGGTTTCCCCGACGCGCGTGCTCACCGCGGCGCACTGCATGGGCGGCACGACGTTCGTGGTGAAGGCGCCGTACGCGCCGGGCCGCCCGCAGTCGAACGCGACGAAGCTCGGCTCGGTCGTGAGCTCGCGCGCGTTCAACGAGGAGGTCTGGAAGGAGGACGCGGCGGTGCTGACGCTCGCGACCCCGATCGAGATCGAGCACTACCCGGAGCTCCGCGACGTCGGAGAGCTCGGCGACGAGACGCTCACCGCGGTCGCGGTCGGCCGCCAGTGGCAGGAGCGCAACGCGCCGCTCGTGAAGTCGACGCCGCTCACGGTCTTCGACGGCACGCCGCACGGCTACACGACGGGCCTCGGCAGCGAGTACTACTCGTCCGGCGGCGACAGCGGCGGCCCGCTCTTCCTCGTCGAGGACGGCGAGATCCAGCACGTCGTCATCGGCATCGAGCGCCAGCCCGACCCGCCGCGCGAGTGGTTCACCCGCATCACGCCCGCGGTGAAGGCGCTCGTCGCGAAGAAGTAA
- a CDS encoding class I SAM-dependent methyltransferase: MKRILLAAPLLLSMSLACGSDPPPPPAPLPPPEPTVAPPPTTPPVEAKPAEPTPEEKKKQEQIAALEKDRAKMKADLEKEKARWTPELKAEATKLADKAYPNGKDAIKAAVAAKTRKPENAARDKYRHPVETLDFFGFKPTMTVLEYSPGEGWYTELLAPALAKKGKLVATNGDPNGPALERSTFYAERFKSFLETSPELYGKVETQLVDGKNPDVARENQFDMVLVMRALHGMVNQGKLDAWLATFHKSLKNGGVLGIEEHRAPEGSNAEEMAKKGYLPEKWTIEKIEAAGFKLAGKAEINANKADTKDHPDGVWSLPPTLKGGDKDREKYTAIGESDRMTLKFTKVVKK; encoded by the coding sequence ATGAAGCGCATCCTTCTGGCCGCTCCTCTCCTCTTGTCCATGTCCCTCGCGTGCGGGTCCGATCCGCCGCCGCCGCCTGCGCCGCTGCCGCCGCCGGAGCCCACCGTCGCTCCGCCGCCGACCACGCCGCCGGTCGAGGCGAAGCCCGCCGAGCCGACGCCGGAGGAGAAGAAGAAGCAAGAGCAGATCGCGGCGCTCGAGAAGGACCGCGCCAAGATGAAGGCCGACCTCGAGAAGGAGAAGGCGCGCTGGACGCCCGAGCTCAAGGCCGAGGCGACGAAGCTGGCGGACAAGGCCTACCCGAACGGCAAGGACGCGATCAAAGCGGCCGTCGCGGCGAAGACGCGGAAGCCCGAGAACGCGGCGCGCGACAAGTACCGGCACCCGGTCGAGACGCTCGACTTCTTCGGCTTCAAGCCGACGATGACGGTGCTCGAGTACAGCCCGGGCGAGGGCTGGTACACGGAGCTCCTCGCGCCCGCGCTCGCGAAGAAGGGCAAGCTCGTCGCGACGAACGGCGATCCGAACGGGCCCGCGCTCGAGCGCAGCACGTTCTACGCCGAGCGGTTCAAGTCGTTCCTCGAGACGTCGCCCGAGCTCTACGGCAAGGTCGAGACGCAGCTCGTCGACGGCAAGAACCCGGACGTCGCGCGCGAGAACCAGTTCGACATGGTCCTCGTGATGCGCGCGCTCCACGGCATGGTGAACCAGGGCAAGCTCGACGCGTGGCTCGCCACCTTCCACAAGAGCCTCAAGAACGGCGGCGTCCTCGGGATCGAGGAGCACCGCGCGCCGGAGGGCTCGAACGCGGAGGAGATGGCGAAGAAGGGCTACCTCCCGGAGAAGTGGACGATCGAGAAGATCGAGGCCGCGGGCTTCAAGCTCGCCGGAAAGGCCGAGATCAACGCGAACAAGGCGGACACGAAGGACCACCCCGACGGCGTGTGGTCGCTCCCGCCCACGCTGAAGGGCGGCGACAAGGACCGCGAGAAGTACACGGCGATCGGCGAGAGCGATCGCATGACCCTCAAGTTCACGAAGGTCGTGAAGAAGTAG
- a CDS encoding oligopeptide transporter, OPT family, whose amino-acid sequence MSEGEHESEEHKPYIPADEVIAEFTLKAILIGAVFGVIFGAATVYLALKAGLTVSASIPIAVLSISLLRRLGGSTILENNIVQTIGSAGESIAAGVVFTLPGFLFLSRDTGTGVSVGEHYFSYWTIFTLALLGGALGVMMMIPLRRSLIVNEHKNLPYPEGTACAQVLIAGEKGGKLAAVAYRGVLFAFVYALLQKVVKVIAETPALVTQQTNKYFPSATLNGEITPEYLGVGYIVGPRIGGVLVAGGVLAWLALIPLLASLVPADAIALQLVKLGYLADVATKGGKGGWDPETHTFGNTAVAIYFAYVRQIGAGAVAAGGFITLLKTLPTIVSSFKESVAALRKGVSAAAQKRTERDLPITYVVVGCGVLVLTMAILPFLPGTGLFSKLVLGIFIVVFGFFFVTVSSRIVGIIGSSSNPISGMTIATLMATSLVFVGVGWTGDVYQPMALCVGSMVCIAAANAGATSQDLKTGYLVGATPRFQQLGLVIGCVTAAAVIGVTVQVLDHPSAEQAAQGITHAIGTEKFPAPQGTLMATLIKGLLAFNLDWNFVLVGAFLAITMELCGIPSLSFAVGAYLPLSTTAPIFAGSVIKGFADWAGKKKGEEKSAEDEELGPGNLFATGLVAGGAIAGVVVAIFSAKDSWAEGLKALSIEHSLVAALGPKGYEALGALCFAGMAAVLYKVARSKVSA is encoded by the coding sequence ATGAGCGAGGGGGAGCACGAGAGCGAAGAGCACAAGCCGTACATCCCCGCCGACGAGGTCATCGCCGAGTTCACGCTCAAGGCGATCCTCATCGGCGCGGTGTTCGGCGTCATCTTCGGCGCCGCGACGGTGTACCTCGCGCTCAAGGCAGGGCTCACCGTGTCGGCGTCGATCCCGATCGCGGTCCTCTCGATCTCGCTCCTCCGCCGCCTCGGCGGCTCCACCATCCTCGAGAACAACATCGTCCAGACGATCGGCTCCGCCGGCGAGTCGATCGCGGCCGGCGTCGTCTTCACGCTCCCCGGCTTCCTCTTCCTCTCGCGCGACACCGGCACCGGCGTCAGCGTCGGCGAGCACTACTTCTCGTACTGGACCATCTTCACGCTCGCGCTCCTCGGCGGCGCGCTCGGCGTCATGATGATGATCCCGCTCCGGCGATCGCTCATCGTCAACGAGCACAAGAACCTCCCGTACCCGGAGGGCACCGCCTGCGCGCAGGTGCTCATCGCGGGCGAGAAGGGCGGCAAGCTCGCCGCGGTCGCGTATCGCGGCGTGCTCTTCGCGTTCGTCTACGCGCTCCTCCAGAAGGTCGTGAAGGTCATCGCGGAGACGCCCGCGCTCGTCACGCAGCAGACGAACAAGTACTTCCCGAGCGCGACGCTCAACGGCGAGATCACGCCCGAGTACCTCGGCGTCGGCTACATCGTCGGCCCGCGCATCGGCGGCGTGCTCGTCGCCGGCGGCGTCCTCGCGTGGCTCGCGCTCATCCCCTTGCTCGCGTCGCTCGTCCCCGCCGACGCGATCGCGCTGCAGCTCGTGAAGCTCGGCTACCTCGCCGACGTCGCGACGAAGGGCGGCAAGGGCGGCTGGGATCCGGAGACCCACACGTTCGGCAACACCGCGGTCGCGATCTACTTCGCGTACGTGCGTCAGATCGGCGCCGGCGCGGTCGCGGCTGGCGGGTTCATCACGCTGCTGAAGACGCTCCCCACCATCGTGTCGTCGTTCAAGGAGAGCGTCGCGGCGCTGCGGAAGGGCGTGAGCGCGGCCGCGCAGAAGCGCACCGAGCGCGATCTGCCGATCACGTACGTCGTGGTCGGCTGCGGCGTGCTCGTCCTGACGATGGCGATCCTGCCGTTCCTCCCCGGCACCGGGCTCTTCTCGAAGCTCGTGCTCGGGATCTTCATCGTCGTCTTCGGCTTCTTCTTCGTCACCGTCTCGAGCCGCATCGTCGGCATCATCGGCTCGTCGTCGAACCCGATCTCGGGCATGACGATCGCGACGCTCATGGCGACGAGCCTCGTCTTCGTCGGCGTCGGCTGGACCGGCGACGTGTACCAGCCGATGGCGCTCTGCGTCGGCAGCATGGTCTGCATCGCCGCCGCGAACGCGGGCGCGACGTCGCAGGACCTGAAGACGGGCTACCTCGTCGGCGCGACGCCGCGCTTCCAGCAGCTCGGCCTCGTCATCGGCTGCGTCACCGCCGCCGCCGTCATCGGCGTCACGGTGCAGGTCCTCGACCACCCCTCCGCCGAGCAAGCGGCGCAGGGCATCACGCACGCGATCGGCACCGAGAAGTTCCCCGCCCCGCAGGGGACGTTGATGGCGACGCTCATCAAGGGCCTCCTCGCGTTCAACCTCGATTGGAACTTCGTCCTCGTCGGCGCGTTCCTCGCGATCACGATGGAGCTCTGCGGGATCCCGTCGCTCTCGTTCGCGGTCGGCGCGTACCTCCCGCTCTCGACGACGGCGCCGATCTTCGCCGGCAGCGTGATCAAGGGCTTCGCGGACTGGGCGGGGAAGAAGAAGGGCGAGGAGAAGAGCGCGGAGGACGAGGAGCTCGGGCCGGGGAACCTCTTCGCGACGGGCCTCGTCGCGGGCGGCGCGATCGCGGGCGTCGTCGTCGCGATCTTCTCGGCGAAGGACTCCTGGGCGGAGGGCCTCAAGGCGCTCAGCATCGAGCATTCGCTCGTCGCCGCGCTCGGCCCCAAGGGCTACGAGGCGCTCGGCGCGCTCTGTTTCGCGGGGATGGCGGCGGTCCTCTACAAGGTCGCGCGGAGCAAGGTCTCCGCGTAA
- a CDS encoding methyltransferase, translated as MAFDPSSRVRLKPTSAHHFAGSTLFDRIGRVVCSTSALPRKELYESWEVARRTRRRFRGGRVVDLACGHGLVAFLMLLLDDTSPSALSVDKRIPKSAGRLAEALVAEWPRLAGRVTFEERPIAEVQLASGDVVVSSHACGALTDAVLDAAAAARARVAVLPCCHDEETCDAGGLAGWVDLPLAIDATRARRLAERGYAVHTQLVPAAITPKNRLLLGEPKDSQID; from the coding sequence ATGGCCTTCGATCCGTCGAGCCGCGTCCGCCTCAAGCCGACGAGCGCGCACCACTTCGCGGGGAGCACGCTCTTCGATCGGATCGGGCGCGTCGTGTGCTCCACCTCCGCGCTCCCGCGCAAGGAGCTCTACGAGTCGTGGGAGGTCGCGCGGCGCACGCGGCGGCGCTTCCGCGGCGGCCGCGTCGTCGACCTCGCCTGCGGCCACGGGCTCGTCGCGTTCCTCATGCTGCTCCTCGACGACACGTCGCCGTCCGCGCTCTCCGTCGACAAGCGGATCCCGAAGAGCGCAGGCCGCCTCGCGGAGGCGCTCGTCGCGGAGTGGCCGCGCCTCGCGGGTCGCGTCACGTTCGAAGAGCGCCCGATCGCCGAGGTCCAGCTCGCGTCCGGCGACGTCGTGGTGTCGTCCCACGCCTGCGGCGCGTTGACCGACGCGGTCCTCGACGCCGCGGCGGCGGCGCGGGCGCGCGTCGCGGTCCTGCCCTGCTGCCACGACGAGGAGACCTGCGACGCGGGCGGCCTCGCGGGATGGGTCGACCTGCCGCTCGCGATCGACGCGACGCGCGCGCGCCGCCTCGCCGAGCGCGGCTACGCCGTCCACACCCAGCTCGTGCCCGCCGCGATCACCCCGAAGAACCGCCTCCTGCTCGGCGAGCCGAAGGACAGCCAAATAGACTGA
- a CDS encoding copper oxidase, whose amino-acid sequence MKLLPRLLVLILVLCAKTAFAQQYVPVVTPNGSTLPYVMKDGVKEFRLTAEQVKREFAPGMIVNAWGYNGSSPGPTIEAVEGDRVRFYVTNKLPERTSVHWHGILLPNGQDGVAGLNQDHIKPGETYVYEFTLRQHGVHMYHPHSDEMVQMAMGMMGFFVVHPKVPEVPKVDRHFVVMLGEWFVEPGTATPNPMVMNDFNLFTFNSRVWPGTDPWVVKKGERVRFSFGNLSMDSHPIHVHGYTFEEVGTDGGVVPKSARRPETTVNVPVGSTRTVELVANVEGDWAFHCHKSHHTMNAMSHDIPNMIGVAQPPALEDKVRSLLPGYMAMGEKGMGDMMEMGLPKNTLPMMTGTGPFGAIEMGGMFTVLKVRAGITSYADPGWYQNPPGTGAHKVDAPPP is encoded by the coding sequence ATGAAGCTCCTCCCTCGATTGCTCGTCCTGATCCTCGTGCTCTGCGCGAAGACCGCCTTCGCGCAGCAGTACGTCCCCGTCGTCACCCCCAACGGCTCGACGCTGCCGTACGTGATGAAAGACGGCGTAAAGGAGTTTCGCCTCACCGCGGAGCAGGTCAAACGCGAGTTCGCGCCGGGCATGATCGTCAATGCGTGGGGCTACAACGGATCTTCGCCCGGACCCACGATCGAGGCGGTCGAGGGCGATCGCGTCCGCTTCTACGTCACGAACAAGCTGCCGGAGCGCACGAGCGTGCACTGGCACGGCATCCTCCTCCCCAACGGCCAGGACGGCGTCGCCGGGCTCAACCAGGACCACATCAAACCGGGCGAGACCTACGTCTACGAGTTCACGCTCCGGCAGCACGGCGTCCACATGTATCACCCGCACTCGGACGAAATGGTCCAGATGGCGATGGGGATGATGGGCTTCTTCGTCGTCCACCCGAAGGTGCCGGAGGTGCCGAAGGTCGACCGCCACTTCGTCGTCATGCTCGGCGAGTGGTTCGTCGAGCCCGGCACCGCGACGCCGAACCCGATGGTGATGAACGACTTCAACCTCTTCACCTTCAACAGCCGCGTCTGGCCGGGGACCGATCCGTGGGTCGTGAAGAAGGGCGAGCGCGTCCGCTTCTCGTTCGGCAACCTGTCGATGGACAGCCACCCCATCCACGTCCACGGCTACACCTTCGAGGAGGTCGGGACCGACGGCGGCGTCGTCCCGAAGAGCGCGCGCCGGCCCGAGACGACGGTGAACGTGCCGGTCGGGTCGACGCGGACGGTGGAGCTCGTCGCGAACGTCGAGGGCGACTGGGCATTTCATTGCCACAAATCGCATCACACGATGAACGCGATGAGCCACGATATCCCCAACATGATCGGCGTCGCGCAGCCCCCCGCGCTCGAGGACAAAGTGCGGAGTCTCCTCCCCGGGTACATGGCCATGGGCGAAAAGGGAATGGGCGACATGATGGAGATGGGGCTCCCGAAGAACACGCTCCCGATGATGACGGGCACCGGCCCGTTCGGCGCGATCGAGATGGGCGGCATGTTCACGGTGCTGAAGGTCCGCGCCGGCATCACGAGCTACGCCGATCCGGGCTGGTACCAGAACCCGCCCGGCACCGGCGCGCACAAAGTCGACGCCCCTCCCCCCTGA
- a CDS encoding TolC family protein, which produces MRALSYGLLLLAATVTGCASTTPTRATADVRDDVRARIGHDLRWDRQTKEDDEAKKAIDALLARELGVDAAVQIALLASPRVRALLEELAIGQADLVQAGLLSNPVFGFGKTAWDGEHIVPNLFASVEQSFLDVVTLPMKKRVAATELEATKLRVAFEVIDLAADVRRAYYEAQAAEQTAAVSTLLNEASQTAAELARRQHAAGNMNDLALSSELALAADQALALRRAVTDAAVARTELDKHMGVWGPRTAWKLPRRLPDLPPEEPSLEHLEARAVGERLDLAAGRRSLQALTSAISLAKTTRWFGKVDVAVEAGRLRETRRYSFGPSVALEIPLFDQRQGAIARLEAMARRTDDELQALAVDVRADVRAGRAKLVAARATVSDYTRTIIPLREDIVRYSQQQYDAMLLGVYQLLQARQAEFTAYTDSIAALRDYWIARSELERIVGSRLTPNNPR; this is translated from the coding sequence ATGCGCGCGCTCTCCTACGGCCTCTTGCTCCTCGCCGCGACGGTCACCGGCTGCGCGTCGACCACGCCCACCCGCGCGACGGCGGACGTCCGCGACGACGTACGCGCGCGGATCGGACACGACCTTCGATGGGACCGGCAGACGAAAGAAGACGACGAGGCGAAGAAGGCGATCGACGCGCTCCTCGCGCGCGAGCTCGGCGTCGACGCGGCGGTCCAGATCGCCCTCCTCGCGAGCCCGCGCGTGCGCGCGCTCCTCGAGGAGCTCGCGATCGGTCAGGCCGACCTCGTCCAGGCCGGGCTCCTCTCGAACCCCGTCTTCGGCTTCGGCAAGACCGCCTGGGACGGCGAGCACATCGTCCCGAACCTCTTCGCGAGCGTGGAGCAGAGCTTCCTCGACGTCGTGACGCTGCCGATGAAGAAGCGCGTCGCGGCGACCGAGCTCGAGGCGACGAAGCTCCGCGTCGCCTTCGAGGTGATCGACCTCGCCGCCGACGTCCGCCGGGCCTACTACGAGGCCCAGGCCGCCGAGCAGACCGCGGCCGTGAGCACGCTCCTGAACGAGGCGTCGCAGACCGCGGCCGAGCTCGCGCGCCGCCAGCACGCGGCCGGCAACATGAACGACCTCGCGCTGAGCAGCGAGCTCGCCCTCGCCGCCGACCAGGCGCTCGCGCTCCGGCGCGCCGTCACCGACGCCGCCGTCGCCCGCACCGAGCTCGACAAACACATGGGGGTGTGGGGCCCGCGCACGGCGTGGAAGCTCCCGCGCCGGCTGCCCGACCTCCCGCCGGAGGAGCCCTCGCTCGAGCACCTCGAGGCGCGCGCGGTGGGGGAGCGCCTCGACCTCGCCGCGGGGCGGCGCAGCCTCCAGGCGCTCACGTCCGCGATCTCGCTCGCCAAGACGACGCGCTGGTTCGGCAAGGTCGACGTCGCGGTCGAGGCCGGCCGCCTGCGCGAGACCCGCCGCTACTCGTTCGGACCGAGCGTCGCGCTCGAGATCCCGCTCTTCGATCAGCGGCAGGGCGCGATCGCGCGGCTCGAGGCGATGGCCCGCCGCACCGACGACGAGCTCCAGGCCCTCGCCGTCGACGTCCGCGCCGACGTGCGCGCGGGCCGCGCCAAGCTCGTCGCGGCCCGCGCGACGGTGAGCGACTACACGCGGACGATCATCCCACTACGCGAGGACATCGTCCGTTATTCGCAGCAGCAATACGACGCGATGCTCCTCGGCGTCTACCAGCTCCTCCAGGCTCGTCAGGCCGAGTTCACGGCCTATACCGACTCCATCGCCGCGCTCCGCGATTACTGGATCGCGCGCAGCGAGCTCGAGCGCATCGTCGGCTCTCGCCTCACCCCGAACAATCCACGGTAA
- a CDS encoding sigma-70 family RNA polymerase sigma factor, with product MQECSRRCRRTRSQALTGVASKVLRDIGMTSSAVSEMLERRAELLRFVRGRVESDAVAEEILQSALLRGVEHAAELRADESAVAWMYRTLRNAVVDHYRRRDAAGRALEEVAAGATEASDDVPPDEKPRACACVRRLAKGLKPEYARMLEQVDLEERSLGEVAAEAGITTNNAAVRLHRARAALREAVVATCKSCATHGCVDCTCKHGV from the coding sequence ATGCAGGAATGCTCACGGCGCTGCCGACGCACGAGGTCGCAGGCTCTTACAGGGGTCGCGTCGAAAGTGCTAAGGGACATCGGAATGACGTCGTCGGCCGTCTCCGAGATGCTCGAACGCCGCGCGGAGCTCCTCCGTTTCGTGCGCGGCCGCGTCGAGAGCGACGCGGTCGCGGAGGAGATCCTCCAGTCCGCGCTCCTCCGCGGCGTCGAGCACGCGGCCGAGCTCCGCGCCGACGAGAGCGCGGTGGCGTGGATGTACCGCACGCTGCGGAACGCGGTCGTGGACCACTACCGCCGCCGCGACGCCGCCGGCCGCGCGCTCGAGGAGGTCGCCGCGGGCGCGACGGAGGCGAGCGACGACGTGCCGCCCGACGAGAAGCCGCGCGCGTGCGCGTGCGTTCGGAGGCTCGCGAAGGGCTTGAAGCCCGAGTACGCGCGGATGCTCGAGCAGGTCGACCTCGAGGAGCGATCGCTCGGCGAGGTCGCCGCGGAGGCGGGCATCACGACGAACAACGCGGCCGTCCGCCTCCACCGCGCCCGCGCCGCGCTGCGCGAGGCCGTCGTCGCGACGTGCAAGTCCTGCGCGACGCACGGCTGCGTCGACTGCACCTGCAAGCACGGCGTGTAA